One Mesomycoplasma molare genomic window carries:
- a CDS encoding MGA_1079 family surface serine endopeptidase, translated as MKKKTKKLLLLTFSIITTSSVISSIIFFNEKNSRINKLKPYINNEELLSIESRIQFYDDNTFNKILNFVLNRHNYFNSSLIQYDKKYENKLKLYDFLSFQESELKIKSFFKSTYFQLEELNGLDKNFFSDLLIKKQYFNNLMKEFESEFLKIEKFINELDNDNIKLFFQKNLINLISKGTFKDNWNDINTTIKFFNQIQETKNMYFNLNNPKLNSLLSNIDNLFSANDFYDFRKKIEEHFQKIKTTVFEQKLLNNNFNFSKTKVLKNIENESNINIFKKDNLLETIDTLFLNSQLQEINIKDFLLNNSIIERKENNLRIINSLAISDKNKENFLSENNFKFDLKEVEEFQNKIENLKKNIQLFKEKFDSIEANKNSLNNNQKYYWINFLYNIKKFYNQEAFDFPDFWMLKDVIFFLENKIKIIEDIKNVKDKNESLLTIFENDINKNFIFNKHKNFAKYDLEYYSFSASINKENLMLILEKNNLLNIQMKIVDIKLDSNNLNSLKVTLEFEHKLDKTLNINKIFTLNFTNDINPILNNISDFLDDYCLIDYNKFSDFNESEFLNLENYDPFIIKPIESQKINNFFKFKIKNFYKDNDEWKIETEILYHDQIIRIKTFKLKNIPVFTTLTQNQRDKNKILAIINNDHNANKLFQNIKQINNKNHSEYFVTEIEQAFEDSYILPRLNNYQIYLHSIKEINFQESSAKVFFWYKENGKIIDQPTEEQINNNYLIIKNFRPISFLMNKSKSSFFQLHDFKNGNEFLVEDEYFQIANKIDERMFILAKSSGIVNSEKDITKFSSLNVTDFIEQQAFNKLNYFIRWNIDKNSNQKISENFENEWFVPFDSSTIIKDFSENEKVAVNKLLTNYFVYYYDIKRIEEKTLSFKIGFINKFNSKKRFTTEKEYTIHNVNNHYQQTLYPEIILNKIKYSDLIINTEEINKKDFEFWKNNLHELNKFIKLKLADKIFYKNFWIPKNNIKVHSLVINETRDLFINFSFLNFDNNILIGNNYYKIGELNYKYDIKSEWINNFTFTNENLKTFFFSFDRVKRERKIEQNYLDLKISTLNDNLLEWTFKQKYIKKSFLNNEYNINKNINLDIHFHLVEQLNSSFDNNSYILDLKIDFNKLFKEKIIYQQIKRKIKNYELIFNTEIKLDDNNNVILKLFSRNENFKIINNYNNIDFSTNSNLKFIVFSQFNSIEAKISYTSSKEEEIYQNDTNLFDYNNVWYNQFNEPILFNNKIEKILNEDEYDPNQNVNYMLHEGFLLDRNIIKKEWIENETINNIYNRSINFNKGSASILSKVNDDPNDLRFYILTNFHIEGQKDGIENISDIQRENLLKKEVNNQNKSISIYHKFLYNNLENGFKVVNRNGQQKDFFTLGINNVDSNIIWIGKNQINNSNEIAPFFDATITIIDFNKKIDDIINNQAIAFISFLNNLKEIKPVNLNFNFNASKINLSHYKNTIYSGFPLLNNVGYITHRSEQDENKIIIRTNKNYVQSWINGGNSGTNIFDTKSNLVALWNSGIAMNYSVAWNYIRENINYFGINSENQHPLDSENINSLFAQILRANLTKPNFISIPWFTNKKF; from the coding sequence AAGTACTTATTTTCAATTAGAAGAATTAAACGGTTTAGACAAAAATTTTTTTAGTGATTTATTAATAAAAAAGCAATATTTTAATAATTTAATGAAAGAGTTTGAATCTGAATTTTTAAAAATTGAAAAATTCATTAATGAATTAGATAATGATAATATAAAATTATTTTTTCAAAAAAATTTAATCAATTTAATTAGTAAAGGTACTTTTAAAGATAATTGAAATGATATTAATACTACTATAAAATTTTTTAATCAAATTCAGGAAACAAAAAACATGTACTTTAATTTAAATAATCCTAAATTAAATTCATTACTTTCAAATATAGATAATTTATTTAGTGCTAATGATTTTTATGATTTTAGAAAAAAAATTGAAGAACACTTTCAAAAAATTAAAACAACTGTTTTTGAGCAAAAATTATTGAATAATAATTTCAATTTTAGTAAAACAAAAGTATTAAAAAATATAGAAAATGAATCTAATATTAATATTTTCAAAAAAGATAATCTTTTAGAAACTATAGATACTTTATTTTTAAATAGTCAACTTCAGGAAATTAATATAAAAGATTTTCTACTAAATAATAGCATAATAGAAAGAAAAGAAAACAATCTTCGAATCATAAATTCTCTAGCTATTTCCGATAAAAATAAAGAAAATTTTTTATCAGAAAATAATTTTAAATTCGACTTAAAAGAAGTTGAAGAATTTCAAAATAAAATTGAAAATCTTAAAAAAAACATTCAACTTTTTAAAGAAAAATTTGATAGTATTGAAGCAAATAAAAACTCTTTAAACAATAATCAAAAATACTATTGAATTAATTTTTTATATAATATTAAAAAATTCTATAATCAAGAAGCTTTTGATTTTCCTGATTTTTGAATGCTAAAAGACGTTATTTTTTTTCTTGAAAATAAAATAAAAATAATCGAAGACATAAAAAATGTAAAAGATAAAAACGAATCTTTACTAACTATTTTTGAAAATGATATTAACAAAAACTTTATTTTTAATAAGCATAAAAATTTTGCTAAATATGATTTAGAATACTACTCTTTTTCAGCTTCTATTAATAAAGAAAATTTAATGCTAATTTTAGAAAAAAACAATTTATTAAATATACAGATGAAAATAGTTGATATTAAATTAGATTCCAATAATTTAAATTCTTTAAAAGTAACCCTAGAGTTTGAGCACAAATTAGATAAAACACTAAATATAAATAAAATATTTACATTAAACTTTACAAATGATATAAATCCAATTTTAAATAATATAAGTGATTTCTTGGATGATTATTGTTTGATTGACTATAATAAATTTTCTGATTTTAATGAAAGTGAATTCTTAAACTTAGAAAACTATGATCCTTTTATCATTAAACCTATAGAAAGTCAAAAAATAAATAACTTTTTTAAATTTAAGATAAAAAACTTTTATAAAGATAATGATGAGTGAAAAATAGAAACTGAAATTTTATATCATGATCAAATTATTAGAATAAAAACATTTAAACTTAAAAATATTCCTGTTTTTACAACTTTAACGCAAAATCAAAGAGATAAAAATAAAATTTTAGCTATAATCAATAATGACCACAATGCTAATAAACTATTTCAAAACATAAAACAAATTAACAACAAAAATCATAGCGAATATTTTGTAACAGAAATAGAACAAGCTTTTGAAGATAGTTACATTTTACCTCGATTAAATAACTATCAAATCTACCTGCATTCTATTAAGGAAATAAATTTTCAAGAGTCAAGTGCTAAAGTTTTCTTTTGATACAAAGAAAATGGAAAAATTATTGATCAACCAACTGAAGAACAAATAAATAACAATTATCTTATTATTAAAAATTTTAGACCTATTTCTTTTTTGATGAATAAATCTAAAAGTTCTTTTTTTCAATTGCATGATTTTAAAAATGGAAATGAATTTTTGGTTGAAGATGAATATTTTCAAATAGCTAATAAAATTGATGAAAGAATGTTTATTTTGGCTAAAAGCAGCGGAATAGTAAATTCAGAGAAAGACATTACTAAATTTAGTTCATTAAATGTTACAGATTTTATTGAACAACAAGCGTTTAATAAATTAAATTACTTTATAAGATGGAATATTGATAAAAATAGCAATCAAAAAATTAGTGAAAATTTTGAAAATGAATGATTTGTGCCATTTGATAGCTCTACAATTATTAAAGATTTTTCCGAAAATGAAAAGGTCGCTGTTAATAAATTATTAACAAACTATTTTGTTTATTATTATGATATAAAAAGAATAGAAGAAAAAACTTTAAGCTTTAAAATCGGCTTTATAAATAAATTTAATTCTAAAAAAAGATTTACAACTGAAAAAGAATATACAATCCATAATGTTAATAATCACTATCAGCAAACGCTTTATCCTGAAATTATTTTAAATAAAATAAAATATTCTGATCTAATTATAAACACAGAAGAAATAAATAAAAAAGATTTTGAATTTTGAAAAAATAATTTACATGAATTAAATAAATTTATCAAACTTAAATTAGCGGATAAAATCTTTTATAAAAATTTTTGAATTCCTAAAAATAATATAAAAGTTCATTCTTTAGTAATTAATGAAACTAGAGATCTTTTTATAAATTTTTCATTTCTAAATTTTGATAATAATATATTAATAGGTAATAATTACTACAAAATAGGTGAACTAAACTATAAATATGATATAAAATCAGAATGAATTAATAATTTTACTTTTACTAATGAAAACTTAAAAACTTTCTTTTTTTCATTTGATAGAGTAAAAAGAGAAAGAAAAATCGAACAAAACTATTTAGATTTAAAGATAAGTACTCTGAATGACAATTTATTGGAGTGAACTTTTAAACAAAAATATATTAAAAAAAGTTTTTTAAATAATGAATATAATATAAACAAAAACATAAATTTAGATATTCATTTTCATTTAGTAGAACAATTAAATTCTAGTTTTGATAATAATTCATACATTTTAGATCTTAAAATTGATTTTAATAAGTTATTTAAAGAAAAGATAATTTATCAACAAATTAAAAGAAAAATAAAAAATTATGAACTAATATTTAATACAGAAATAAAATTAGACGATAACAATAATGTAATTTTAAAATTATTTTCTAGAAATGAAAATTTTAAAATTATAAATAATTATAATAACATTGATTTTTCAACTAATTCTAATTTAAAATTTATAGTTTTTTCTCAATTTAATTCAATAGAGGCAAAAATTAGTTATACAAGTAGTAAAGAAGAGGAAATATATCAAAATGATACTAATCTTTTTGATTATAATAACGTTTGGTACAATCAGTTTAATGAACCTATATTATTTAATAATAAAATAGAAAAAATATTAAATGAAGATGAATACGATCCCAATCAAAATGTAAATTATATGTTACATGAAGGGTTTTTATTAGATAGAAATATAATAAAAAAAGAATGAATAGAAAACGAAACTATCAATAACATTTATAATCGTTCTATTAATTTTAATAAAGGAAGCGCTAGTATTTTATCTAAAGTAAATGATGATCCTAACGATCTAAGATTTTATATTTTAACTAACTTTCACATAGAAGGTCAAAAAGATGGAATTGAAAATATTAGCGATATACAAAGAGAAAATTTATTAAAAAAAGAAGTAAATAATCAAAATAAATCAATTTCGATTTATCATAAATTTTTGTACAATAATTTAGAAAATGGTTTTAAAGTCGTTAATAGAAATGGCCAACAAAAAGATTTTTTCACTTTAGGAATTAACAATGTTGATTCAAATATAATTTGGATAGGTAAAAACCAAATAAATAATTCAAATGAAATTGCACCTTTTTTTGATGCAACTATAACTATTATTGATTTTAATAAAAAAATAGATGATATTATTAACAATCAAGCCATTGCTTTTATTTCTTTTTTAAATAACTTAAAAGAAATTAAACCTGTAAATTTAAATTTTAATTTTAATGCAAGTAAAATTAATTTATCTCATTATAAAAATACTATTTATAGCGGTTTTCCTTTATTAAATAATGTTGGATATATAACCCATAGAAGTGAACAAGATGAAAATAAAATCATAATTAGAACTAATAAAAATTATGTGCAATCTTGAATAAATGGAGGTAATTCAGGAACTAATATTTTTGATACTAAAAGTAATTTAGTTGCACTTTGAAATTCCGGTATTGCTATGAATTATTCAGTTGCTTGAAATTATATAAGAGAAAATATTAATTATTTTGGTATTAATTCAGAAAATCAACATCCATTAGATTCTGAAAATATTAATTCTTTGTTTGCTCAAATATTGAGAGCAAATTTAACTAAACCTAATTTTATCTCTATACCTTGATTCACAAATAAAAAATTTTAA
- a CDS encoding PTS sugar transporter subunit IIB gives MNVKCVCGSGLGSSLLLEMNVKSVLDKLGVEYDSVEHTNISSFSKNGVDYVVVGADVAPTLDFPKERMIVLLNILSKDELEQKLKETLKI, from the coding sequence ATGAACGTTAAATGTGTTTGTGGTTCAGGTTTAGGTTCAAGTCTGCTATTAGAAATGAATGTAAAATCTGTTTTAGATAAATTAGGAGTTGAATACGACTCTGTAGAACATACAAATATTTCTTCATTTTCTAAAAATGGAGTTGATTATGTAGTTGTTGGAGCAGATGTTGCTCCAACATTAGACTTTCCAAAAGAAAGAATGATTGTTTTATTAAATATCTTATCAAAAGATGAATTAGAGCAAAAATTAAAAGAAACATTAAAAATTTAA
- a CDS encoding PTS ascorbate transporter subunit IIC produces the protein MAFLNWMLTFLKAFVGTPALLVGIFTLIGALVLRKKASQVIISTFKVIVGFLILGGGAGVLVGSLNNFQPVFQQVYNLSGVIPNNDAFAGALSKALPEIATLGSLIMLVAMLLNIALALTSRFKYVYLSGHVLYYSSLMLAAVMYVVGFDFNNSALDFTLALVAGAIVLAIYMVISPAVQQRYMRQIVGTDEIALGNTGGFGYALSGLIGEGIAKLSKGKVLSTEEIKFPQSLYFFRNTLVSISLTVFVFYMFAFIPAGIMYELGKIEAGSPAHGVLSNGNWIITMIVQAFTFTAGVEIILAGVRLFVGELVPMFKGISDKLIKNARVAVDCPVVFPYAPNAVIIGFISSFLAGILGMLITVGLGYGNLIPAVILPGLVPHFFLGATAGVFGNVKGGIWGAIVGPFVGGLIITFVPVFFVLGNWTPTTTNALGVLLISSNAADAKNVITLNWGDTDYFIGFIPGILGLIPQAGKWVVFGASLVAYIGLVVDGLLKKFKNKEGKLAN, from the coding sequence ATGGCATTTCTTAATTGAATGTTAACATTTCTTAAGGCATTTGTAGGTACACCTGCTTTATTAGTTGGTATCTTTACACTAATTGGTGCACTTGTTTTAAGAAAAAAAGCATCACAAGTTATTATTAGTACATTCAAAGTTATTGTTGGATTTCTTATTTTAGGTGGAGGAGCTGGTGTGCTGGTAGGTTCACTAAATAACTTCCAACCTGTTTTCCAACAAGTTTACAATTTAAGTGGAGTTATTCCTAACAACGATGCATTTGCAGGAGCTTTATCAAAAGCACTTCCTGAAATTGCTACATTAGGATCACTAATTATGTTAGTGGCAATGTTATTAAATATTGCTTTAGCTTTAACTTCAAGATTTAAATACGTTTATTTATCAGGACACGTTCTATACTATAGCTCATTAATGTTAGCTGCAGTTATGTACGTAGTTGGATTTGATTTTAATAATAGTGCATTAGATTTTACACTTGCACTAGTAGCGGGAGCTATTGTTCTTGCAATATATATGGTTATTTCTCCAGCTGTTCAACAAAGATACATGAGACAAATTGTTGGAACAGATGAAATAGCTTTAGGAAATACAGGAGGATTTGGTTATGCTTTATCCGGTTTAATCGGTGAAGGTATTGCTAAATTATCTAAAGGGAAAGTTCTTTCAACAGAAGAAATTAAATTCCCACAATCATTATATTTCTTTAGAAATACATTAGTGTCAATTTCATTAACTGTTTTTGTTTTCTATATGTTTGCATTTATTCCTGCAGGAATAATGTATGAACTTGGTAAAATAGAAGCAGGATCACCTGCTCATGGAGTTTTATCAAATGGTAACTGAATTATTACAATGATAGTTCAAGCATTTACTTTTACAGCCGGAGTTGAAATTATTTTAGCAGGAGTTAGATTATTTGTTGGAGAATTAGTTCCTATGTTTAAAGGAATTAGTGACAAATTAATTAAAAATGCTAGAGTAGCAGTTGACTGTCCAGTTGTATTCCCTTATGCACCAAATGCAGTTATTATTGGATTTATTTCTTCATTCTTAGCAGGTATTTTAGGAATGTTAATAACTGTTGGTTTAGGATATGGAAACTTAATTCCAGCTGTTATCTTACCAGGATTAGTTCCTCACTTCTTCTTAGGAGCAACTGCCGGAGTATTTGGAAATGTTAAAGGTGGAATTTGAGGTGCTATTGTTGGTCCATTTGTTGGAGGATTAATTATTACCTTCGTTCCTGTATTCTTTGTATTAGGAAATTGAACACCAACAACAACAAACGCATTAGGAGTATTGTTAATTTCATCAAATGCAGCAGATGCTAAAAATGTTATTACTTTAAACTGAGGAGATACTGACTACTTTATCGGATTTATTCCAGGTATTTTAGGATTAATACCACAAGCAGGAAAATGAGTAGTATTTGGTGCTTCATTAGTTGCATATATCGGATTAGTCGTTGATGGACTTTTAAAAAAATTTAAAAATAAAGAGGGAAAATTAGCTAACTAA
- a CDS encoding transketolase gives MAKKTVRNDNKNFISTMRAIAIDGINKAKQGHIGMALGASEIFYSLVAKKMHFSSLNPKWIDRDRFVLSAGHGSMGLYSLYHLLGLLSIEDIKNHKEFNSKTPSHPEIDKLDYVDASTGPLGQGVAMAVGMAWSAHHLAEKFNQFDFKILNHSVFALCGDGDLQEGVALEAIQFAGTNKLNKLILIHDFNNVQIDSKASEVNNIDFANFFKSNNFNVIILKSNDPEEIEKAITRAKRNMRPTYIQVPTTIAFATPMANLSKGHNGILNETETIEFKKKLSLSTLIPFEYDSKAYELGNKMMHTKNASYKKWEAKFLIYKEKFPILAAELEKIINHQNEKFTFSDLKFKQSNVATRNYVGEIVDYLDKNYYTIIGGSADLRAATKVGFNDNKNIKYGIREFAMIAINNGIYLHSGLKTLASTFLVFSDYAKSALRLGALMEIPGVSIFTHDSYQVGGDGPTHQPVEQLTMLRSIPNYLVFRPADENEMLNSFKYALNLQKTPSAIIACRQEIKSFNKQGNEFKAGYFIKEEKEFDLTLLASGSEVELAYNVANELMKENIKANVVSVPSLQLLLEDEVLIKELKLDKKPLFAI, from the coding sequence ATGGCAAAAAAAACTGTCAGAAATGACAATAAAAACTTTATTTCTACTATGAGAGCTATTGCTATAGATGGAATTAATAAGGCAAAACAAGGTCATATAGGTATGGCTTTGGGGGCGAGTGAAATATTTTATTCACTTGTTGCTAAAAAAATGCATTTTTCATCATTAAATCCTAAATGAATAGATAGAGATCGTTTTGTATTATCTGCAGGACATGGCTCAATGGGGTTATATTCACTTTATCATTTACTTGGTTTACTATCAATAGAAGATATTAAAAATCACAAAGAATTTAATTCAAAAACTCCTTCTCACCCTGAAATTGATAAATTAGATTATGTTGATGCTTCTACTGGTCCTTTAGGACAAGGTGTGGCTATGGCTGTTGGTATGGCGTGAAGTGCTCACCATCTAGCTGAAAAATTTAATCAATTTGATTTTAAAATATTAAATCACTCTGTTTTTGCTTTATGTGGAGATGGTGATTTACAAGAGGGAGTAGCGTTAGAAGCCATTCAATTTGCGGGTACAAATAAATTAAACAAATTAATTTTAATTCATGATTTTAATAATGTACAAATTGATTCAAAGGCTTCAGAAGTTAATAATATCGATTTTGCTAATTTCTTTAAATCTAATAATTTTAATGTAATTATTTTAAAAAGTAATGATCCAGAAGAAATAGAAAAAGCTATAACAAGAGCAAAAAGAAATATGAGGCCAACTTATATTCAAGTGCCTACAACCATCGCTTTTGCTACACCAATGGCTAATCTTTCTAAAGGTCATAACGGTATTTTAAATGAAACAGAAACAATTGAATTTAAGAAAAAACTTTCTTTATCTACTTTGATACCTTTTGAATATGATAGTAAAGCATATGAACTTGGTAATAAAATGATGCATACAAAAAATGCGTCATATAAAAAATGAGAAGCTAAATTCTTAATTTATAAAGAAAAATTCCCAATTTTAGCAGCTGAGTTAGAAAAAATAATTAATCATCAAAATGAGAAATTTACTTTTTCAGATTTAAAATTTAAACAATCAAATGTAGCAACAAGAAACTATGTTGGTGAGATTGTTGATTATTTAGATAAAAATTATTACACTATCATAGGTGGTTCAGCAGATTTAAGAGCCGCAACTAAAGTAGGATTTAACGATAATAAAAATATTAAATACGGAATTAGAGAATTTGCAATGATTGCAATCAATAATGGTATTTATCTTCATTCAGGACTAAAAACCCTAGCTTCAACTTTTTTAGTATTTTCAGATTATGCTAAATCAGCTTTAAGATTGGGTGCATTAATGGAAATACCTGGTGTTTCTATCTTTACTCACGATTCTTATCAAGTAGGAGGAGATGGTCCTACACATCAGCCTGTTGAACAATTAACAATGTTACGTTCCATTCCTAATTATTTAGTATTTAGACCTGCAGATGAAAACGAAATGTTAAATTCATTTAAATATGCACTTAATTTACAAAAAACTCCTAGTGCAATAATCGCTTGTCGTCAAGAAATTAAATCATTCAACAAACAAGGAAATGAATTTAAAGCAGGATACTTTATCAAAGAAGAAAAAGAATTTGATTTAACACTTTTAGCTTCTGGTTCAGAAGTTGAATTAGCTTATAATGTAGCTAATGAACTTATGAAAGAAAATATTAAAGCAAACGTGGTTTCTGTTCCTTCATTACAACTATTATTAGAAGATGAAGTTTTAATTAAAGAATTAAAATTAGATAAAAAACCATTATTTGCAATCTAA
- a CDS encoding PTS sugar transporter subunit IIA, with amino-acid sequence MKLFDENMMEWVEEKKDWKEIVHKGVELLVKEKKATWELENKILESTSQYGAYYVLEKGIALVHGPAGDHCLEAATSTLILKDEVVFNNQEDKTARIIITLSAPDSTSHIGFIQQFGNYFMNEEFKQQALKVESMSEFLELIKKYEVK; translated from the coding sequence ATGAAGTTATTTGATGAAAATATGATGGAGTGAGTAGAGGAAAAAAAGGATTGAAAAGAAATTGTTCATAAAGGTGTTGAATTATTGGTTAAAGAAAAAAAAGCTACTTGAGAATTAGAAAATAAAATTTTAGAATCAACTAGTCAATATGGAGCTTATTACGTTTTAGAAAAAGGAATAGCTTTAGTTCATGGACCTGCTGGAGATCATTGCTTAGAAGCGGCGACATCTACTTTAATTTTAAAAGATGAAGTAGTTTTTAATAACCAAGAAGATAAAACAGCTAGAATAATTATTACCCTTTCTGCACCTGATAGTACTTCTCATATAGGATTTATTCAACAATTTGGTAATTATTTTATGAATGAAGAATTTAAACAACAAGCATTAAAAGTAGAATCAATGAGTGAATTTTTAGAATTAATAAAAAAATATGAGGTTAAATAA
- a CDS encoding ribulose-phosphate 3-epimerase — MKYSQSICAINSYTSLETIDELVKNGMKHIHVDFMDSFYVPNFGVSFEAAEFLIKRYPNVNFDAHLMVKNPLRLIERLVQVGFETIFLPAKEINKEEFDKISQNYPNVFFGIMLEANNDPNDFRDIVLNSKKILLMTINKIGGTGQKLDENLFKKVEEIKKINPEILIYSDGGLRQENTDSFYNNKIDVAVGGSIIWSFETIKDFSEWWNKKYA; from the coding sequence ATGAAATATTCTCAAAGTATTTGTGCAATTAATAGTTATACTTCATTAGAAACAATTGATGAGTTAGTAAAGAACGGAATGAAACATATTCATGTTGATTTTATGGATAGTTTTTATGTACCTAATTTTGGTGTTTCTTTTGAAGCTGCTGAATTTTTAATTAAACGATACCCAAATGTTAATTTTGATGCACACTTAATGGTTAAAAATCCTTTAAGATTAATAGAAAGATTGGTTCAAGTTGGTTTTGAAACAATTTTTTTACCTGCAAAAGAAATAAATAAAGAAGAATTTGATAAAATTTCTCAAAATTATCCAAACGTTTTTTTCGGTATTATGCTTGAAGCTAATAACGATCCAAATGATTTTAGAGACATTGTTTTAAATTCTAAAAAAATACTTTTAATGACAATAAATAAAATTGGCGGAACTGGTCAAAAATTAGATGAAAATTTATTTAAAAAGGTAGAAGAAATTAAAAAAATAAACCCAGAAATATTGATTTATTCTGACGGTGGTTTAAGACAAGAAAATACTGATTCTTTTTATAACAATAAAATCGATGTTGCTGTAGGAGGATCAATTATTTGATCATTTGAAACAATTAAAGATTTTTCAGAATGATGAAATAAAAAATATGCTTAA